The following proteins come from a genomic window of Heyndrickxia acidicola:
- a CDS encoding glycosyltransferase family 2 protein, whose amino-acid sequence MKGTNLSLCMIVKNEEEFIDKCLTSVKDLVDEIIIVDTGSTDRTIEICQSHGAVIEKFKWNGSFADARNFGINKATGEWILWLDADEELDSLDKDKLHKGNHFADYDVLTIHLVNYHGKEAIKDQTTDIAHTRLFRRNTGIKFINKIHECLEINGINQERIGHVDIKVHHYGYLDPVVDKKGKFERNIKMLKEQLKAKENVYWAQYYIAMEHYRKGQFKEAFKRVNASIKAFLLEGLLPPSMVYKLKYSILISMGSFEGAWPGIEKAIILYPDYVDLYFFKGLILYSLKKYNEALKTFETCIEMGEDNIHHLILRGVGTFQAWHYKGLCEENLGKEVEAVISYLHSIAISPEYLHAFESMAKISKKVDINLEEIVNKNFQGEDKQSLKMMISQLE is encoded by the coding sequence TTGAAAGGAACAAACTTGTCGCTATGTATGATTGTTAAGAATGAAGAGGAGTTTATTGATAAATGTTTAACCAGTGTTAAAGATCTTGTCGATGAAATCATTATTGTTGATACAGGATCTACAGATAGAACCATTGAAATTTGCCAGTCACATGGCGCAGTCATAGAAAAATTTAAGTGGAATGGGAGCTTTGCTGATGCGAGAAATTTCGGGATTAACAAGGCTACAGGTGAGTGGATACTGTGGCTGGATGCCGATGAAGAACTAGATTCATTGGATAAGGATAAATTGCATAAGGGGAATCACTTTGCAGATTATGACGTTCTAACGATTCATTTGGTGAATTACCATGGAAAAGAAGCTATTAAAGACCAAACGACAGATATAGCCCATACAAGGTTATTTCGCCGTAATACTGGAATTAAATTCATCAATAAAATTCATGAGTGTTTGGAGATTAACGGGATTAACCAAGAACGAATCGGCCATGTGGATATAAAAGTCCATCATTATGGTTACTTAGACCCGGTTGTAGATAAAAAAGGGAAATTTGAAAGAAATATTAAAATGCTGAAAGAACAGCTCAAAGCAAAGGAAAATGTCTATTGGGCTCAATACTATATAGCGATGGAGCATTATAGAAAAGGCCAATTTAAAGAAGCATTTAAGAGAGTAAATGCCTCTATTAAGGCCTTTTTATTGGAAGGTTTGCTTCCACCTTCGATGGTATATAAGTTGAAATACTCCATTCTTATCTCCATGGGCAGCTTTGAAGGGGCATGGCCAGGCATTGAAAAGGCGATTATCCTATACCCTGATTACGTTGATCTTTACTTTTTTAAAGGTCTCATTCTTTATTCTTTGAAAAAATATAATGAAGCTCTAAAAACCTTTGAAACATGTATTGAAATGGGAGAAGATAATATTCATCATTTAATTTTGCGGGGTGTTGGAACCTTCCAGGCCTGGCATTATAAAGGGCTGTGCGAGGAGAATCTTGGAAAAGAAGTGGAAGCCGTTATTTCCTATTTGCATTCGATCGCCATTTCTCCAGAATACTTGCATGCTTTTGAATCTATGGCTAAAATCTCTAAAAAAGTGGATATCAATTTAGAGGAAATCGTAAACAAAAACTTCCAAGGTGAGGATAAACAATCCTTGAAAATGATGATAAGCCAACTTGAATAA
- a CDS encoding glycosyltransferase — protein MKVALLTMFNGLESTYSLVNVVAEQLRMLLEAEIETKLIVSEHCPDRERHGIFLDERIKWIKAVNQIDGQIIHWRDYSKPTGKVHDSFFKEAEVIAEDLLKHLSDVDVCIMHDIHYQGWHLIHNVAIRKVQKQLPNLKFIAFTHSAPVSHPKKTEWPLSARYSQMPNTIYAYPTQSGIPALAKQYKVPEGMCRVVNNSLDLLSFLSEDVKALAEETDLLTPDFLVVYPGRLTQSKKFEKVAALCGAIKKVSGQNVKVIFCDFPSQDIETENYKLHIQLQGIKQGLEAGDMVFTSDIGFSNGFPRKSVLELFSLSNLFICPSFSESFGLTVIEAASRGNFLIVNEAVPALEELGKNLNAYFMRWDARNFGFDTKETYHPSESAYLEEHANLIIRSIIENPVLNAKTLARQRYSPQWVWKNQLEPLLLR, from the coding sequence ATGAAGGTCGCACTCTTAACCATGTTTAACGGGCTTGAAAGTACTTATTCTTTAGTGAATGTTGTAGCTGAACAGCTTCGCATGCTTTTAGAAGCAGAAATTGAGACCAAATTAATCGTCAGTGAACATTGTCCTGATCGTGAACGGCACGGAATCTTTTTAGATGAGAGAATTAAATGGATAAAAGCCGTAAATCAAATCGATGGCCAAATTATTCATTGGAGGGATTATTCTAAACCAACGGGAAAAGTTCACGACAGCTTTTTTAAAGAAGCAGAGGTAATAGCCGAAGACCTTTTAAAACACCTATCTGATGTGGATGTTTGCATCATGCACGATATTCATTATCAGGGCTGGCACCTTATTCATAATGTCGCCATAAGAAAAGTACAAAAACAACTGCCAAATTTAAAGTTCATTGCGTTTACTCACTCTGCACCTGTAAGCCATCCCAAGAAAACGGAATGGCCCCTTTCTGCACGTTACAGCCAAATGCCGAATACTATTTATGCTTATCCAACCCAGTCAGGTATCCCCGCTCTTGCCAAACAATATAAAGTACCAGAGGGAATGTGCCGTGTTGTTAACAACAGCCTCGATCTACTCAGTTTTCTAAGTGAGGATGTTAAAGCATTAGCTGAGGAAACAGATTTATTGACACCTGATTTCTTAGTGGTCTATCCCGGCCGATTAACACAATCTAAAAAATTCGAAAAGGTAGCAGCACTTTGCGGAGCGATTAAAAAAGTTAGCGGTCAAAATGTAAAAGTCATTTTTTGTGATTTCCCATCTCAGGATATTGAAACAGAAAACTATAAACTCCATATTCAATTGCAAGGAATAAAGCAGGGTCTCGAAGCTGGCGATATGGTATTCACCTCAGATATAGGTTTTTCAAATGGTTTTCCGAGAAAATCTGTCCTGGAATTATTTTCGTTATCCAACCTGTTCATATGCCCTTCGTTTTCAGAATCATTCGGTTTAACGGTAATTGAAGCGGCCAGCAGGGGGAATTTTCTCATTGTGAACGAAGCCGTACCTGCTCTTGAGGAACTAGGCAAAAACCTGAACGCCTACTTCATGCGATGGGATGCCCGCAATTTCGGTTTTGACACCAAGGAAACCTATCATCCTTCTGAGAGTGCATATCTGGAGGAACATGCAAATTTAATTATAAGGAGTATTATAGAAAATCCTGTCCTTAACGCTAAGACCTTAGCAAGGCAACGGTATAGCCCTCAATGGGTATGGAAGAATCAACTTGAACCTTTGTTACTTCGTTAA
- a CDS encoding phosphoketolase family protein produces the protein MHQSTKLMDFSSKDYLNKLDAYWRAANYLSVGQLYLKDNPMLRNPLKAADVKIKPIGHWGTIAGQNFIYAHLNRVINKYDANILYIEGPGHGGQVMVSNSYLDGSYSEIYPEVSQDINGMKKLFRQFSFPGGVASHAAPGTPGSIHEGGELGYSLSHGVGAILDNPDLIAAVVIGDGEAETGPLAASWFSNRFINPVNDGAVLPILHLNGYKLSNPTILSRVNDEDLTKYFEGMAWEPFFVVGDDPEKLHPEMAKVFDTVIEKIKAIQEGAHKSNKSVHPRWPMIVFRTPKGWTGPKEKNGVPIEGSFRAHQIPLSVNQQNMEYSDALTEWLKSYKPEDLFDETGRIKPDIEGITPKGEKRMAMNPVANAGKHVVDLQLPDFRQYALDNSVPGKAKAQDMEVLGNYLKAVIQENRKNRNFRIFGPDETMSNRLSPLFDVTNRQWEASIREPNDEFLGAKGRVIDSQLSEHQAEGMLEGYVLTGRHGFFASYGSFLRVVDSMLTQHFKWMRKASDQKWRADIPSLNIVSSSTVFQQDHNGYTHQDPGILGHLADKKPEFIREYLPADANTLLAVFDKVLNDRQKINLIVSSKHPRPQWFSASEAKELVEKGLKRIEWASTDQGAEPDLVIAACGTEPNLESLAAISILHEKLPELKIRFINVVDILKLRSQRLDPRGLSDEEFNQFFTKEKPVIFVFHGFEGLIRNLLFDRHNRNVHIHGYRENGDITTPFDMRVINQMDRYNLVKEAVRNLPDVKKSENIIQEMDNILEKHRQFIPTEGTDLPEVENWEWNGLE, from the coding sequence ATGCATCAATCTACTAAACTGATGGATTTTTCCTCTAAAGATTATTTGAATAAACTGGATGCCTACTGGAGAGCGGCCAATTATCTTTCAGTGGGTCAATTATATTTAAAAGATAATCCTATGCTTAGAAATCCTCTTAAGGCTGCTGACGTAAAGATAAAACCTATCGGACATTGGGGGACCATTGCGGGGCAAAATTTTATTTATGCCCATTTAAACCGTGTCATTAATAAATATGATGCAAACATCCTGTATATTGAAGGACCTGGACACGGCGGCCAAGTAATGGTTTCCAACTCCTATCTTGATGGGAGCTACAGTGAAATCTATCCCGAAGTCTCACAGGATATCAATGGAATGAAGAAATTATTTCGGCAATTTTCATTCCCGGGGGGTGTTGCTTCGCATGCTGCTCCCGGAACACCGGGATCCATTCATGAAGGGGGAGAGCTCGGATATTCACTTTCTCACGGCGTTGGTGCCATACTGGATAATCCCGATTTGATTGCTGCTGTCGTTATTGGCGATGGGGAAGCTGAAACAGGGCCGCTAGCTGCATCCTGGTTTTCCAATCGGTTCATCAATCCAGTAAATGACGGAGCTGTTTTGCCCATTTTACATTTAAATGGTTACAAGTTAAGTAACCCGACGATTTTATCACGTGTAAATGATGAGGATTTAACCAAATATTTTGAAGGTATGGCATGGGAACCATTCTTTGTGGTGGGGGATGATCCCGAAAAGCTGCATCCGGAAATGGCAAAAGTGTTCGATACTGTCATAGAGAAAATTAAAGCAATCCAAGAAGGTGCCCATAAATCCAATAAGTCTGTTCACCCGCGATGGCCCATGATTGTATTCAGGACACCTAAAGGATGGACTGGCCCCAAAGAAAAAAATGGAGTACCCATCGAAGGCTCATTTCGGGCACACCAGATTCCGCTTTCTGTAAATCAGCAAAATATGGAATATTCCGATGCACTAACGGAGTGGTTAAAAAGCTACAAACCGGAAGATCTATTTGATGAAACTGGCCGTATTAAGCCTGACATTGAAGGGATCACCCCTAAAGGGGAAAAACGCATGGCGATGAATCCTGTCGCAAACGCAGGAAAGCATGTTGTCGATCTGCAGCTTCCAGATTTTCGACAATATGCCTTGGATAACTCTGTGCCTGGGAAAGCCAAAGCGCAGGATATGGAGGTTCTAGGTAATTACTTAAAGGCTGTTATACAAGAAAACCGGAAAAACCGCAACTTTAGAATATTTGGCCCGGATGAAACTATGTCTAACCGGCTGTCTCCGCTGTTTGACGTAACCAATCGACAATGGGAGGCATCCATCCGCGAACCGAATGATGAATTTTTAGGTGCAAAGGGTCGTGTCATTGATTCACAATTATCTGAGCACCAGGCTGAAGGAATGCTGGAAGGTTACGTTCTGACAGGCCGCCATGGTTTTTTTGCAAGCTATGGATCATTTTTGCGTGTGGTCGACTCTATGTTAACCCAGCACTTTAAATGGATGCGAAAGGCATCTGATCAAAAGTGGCGGGCTGATATTCCTTCGTTAAATATTGTGTCTTCTTCGACAGTATTCCAGCAGGATCATAACGGCTATACCCACCAGGATCCGGGAATATTAGGCCACCTGGCTGATAAAAAGCCGGAGTTTATTCGAGAGTATCTGCCAGCGGATGCAAACACACTGCTTGCCGTCTTTGACAAAGTCTTAAATGACAGGCAAAAGATCAACCTGATTGTTTCTTCTAAGCATCCCCGTCCGCAATGGTTCTCTGCCAGCGAAGCAAAGGAATTAGTGGAAAAGGGTTTAAAAAGAATTGAATGGGCAAGCACAGATCAGGGTGCTGAACCGGATCTGGTGATAGCGGCTTGTGGAACTGAACCGAATCTTGAGAGCTTGGCTGCCATAAGCATTTTGCATGAAAAGCTGCCTGAGCTGAAGATTCGTTTTATCAATGTTGTGGATATACTAAAACTCAGAAGCCAAAGGCTTGATCCGCGAGGCTTATCTGATGAGGAATTTAATCAGTTTTTCACAAAAGAAAAGCCAGTTATTTTCGTATTCCATGGCTTTGAAGGCTTAATTAGAAATTTGCTCTTTGATCGCCACAACCGTAACGTACACATTCATGGTTACCGTGAAAATGGAGATATTACCACCCCATTTGATATGCGTGTCATAAATCAAATGGACCGTTACAATTTAGTTAAAGAAGCTGTAAGGAATCTTCCTGATGTTAAAAAAAGTGAGAATATTATTCAGGAAATGGACAATATCCTTGAAAAGCACAGGCAATTTATTCCTACTGAAGGGACAGATTTACCAGAGGTGGAAAACTGGGAATGGAATGGATTGGAATGA
- a CDS encoding DUF1284 domain-containing protein, with translation MYKLRGHHLFCLLGYRGMGYSKEYVENMTLLHQTLRNNPKTSIQIIKGPDQLCEKYPNSGEYHCLDRHIYERDAAILDKLGLKIGQILSWEFIESCIRKHITPSDIQLVCETCSWRSYGVCEEGIQDLHEGKGLREIK, from the coding sequence ATGTATAAACTTCGCGGTCACCACCTTTTTTGCCTTTTAGGCTATCGTGGGATGGGATACTCAAAAGAATATGTGGAAAATATGACACTTCTGCATCAAACTCTTAGAAACAACCCCAAAACATCCATCCAGATAATAAAGGGACCGGATCAGTTATGTGAAAAGTACCCAAACTCAGGTGAGTACCATTGTCTTGATAGACACATTTATGAAAGGGATGCGGCTATCCTGGATAAATTAGGTTTGAAGATTGGACAAATTCTTTCATGGGAATTTATTGAGTCTTGCATACGAAAGCATATAACCCCCTCGGACATACAGCTTGTGTGTGAAACCTGTTCCTGGCGTTCATATGGAGTTTGTGAAGAAGGAATTCAAGATCTTCATGAAGGTAAAGGTTTAAGAGAAATTAAATAA
- a CDS encoding malate:quinone oxidoreductase gives MSNRETKTDVILIGAGIMSATLGTLLKELVSDWKITVFEKLSNPGDESSNEWNNAGTGHAALCELNYTVEKPDGSVDISKAININEQFQVSMQFWSHLVNSNQISNPQNFIMQLPHMSLVQGEKDVSFLKKRFKALSNNPLFQGMEFSDNPEKLREWIPLIMQERTSNEPIAATKIDSGTDVNFGALTRMLFDHLQDKNVDIHYNHSVQDIKRTSDGLWELKIRNIESGAIERHTAKFVFIGGGGGSLHLLQKSGIPEGRHIGGFPVSGIFMVCNNPEVIAKHHAKVYGKAKVGAPPMSVPHLDTRFIDNKKSLLFGPFAGFSPKFLKTGSMFDLITSVKPDNLITMLSAGIKNMSLTKYLIQQVLLSKEQRMEELREFIPNAKSEDWDLVIAGQRVQVIKDTKEGGKGTLQFGTEVITAADGSVAALLGASPGASTAVHVMLEVIAKCFPEHMKDWEPKIKEMIPSYGLSLLKNPELLEEIHESTAQALRLRGKSRSFVRSMDIDTRVLSEKK, from the coding sequence ATGAGCAACCGAGAAACTAAAACAGATGTTATCTTAATTGGTGCAGGAATTATGAGTGCGACTTTGGGAACACTTCTGAAAGAATTAGTATCGGACTGGAAAATTACTGTATTTGAAAAGCTTTCAAATCCTGGTGATGAAAGCTCTAATGAATGGAATAATGCGGGAACAGGGCATGCAGCACTTTGCGAGCTTAATTACACCGTTGAAAAGCCCGATGGATCAGTAGATATTAGTAAAGCAATAAACATTAATGAACAGTTTCAGGTTTCAATGCAGTTTTGGTCTCATCTCGTAAACAGCAATCAAATCAGCAATCCTCAGAACTTTATCATGCAGCTGCCTCATATGAGCTTAGTGCAGGGGGAAAAAGATGTTTCTTTTCTAAAGAAACGTTTTAAAGCGCTATCAAATAATCCATTGTTCCAAGGAATGGAATTTTCAGATAATCCGGAAAAACTGAGGGAATGGATTCCCCTTATTATGCAAGAGCGTACATCGAATGAGCCAATTGCTGCGACAAAAATTGACTCTGGAACAGATGTCAATTTCGGTGCTTTAACGCGAATGCTCTTTGACCATTTGCAGGATAAAAATGTCGATATACATTACAACCATAGCGTTCAGGATATTAAACGTACCAGCGACGGCTTGTGGGAACTGAAAATACGAAATATTGAAAGCGGTGCTATCGAACGCCATACTGCAAAATTTGTCTTTATTGGCGGGGGTGGAGGCAGCCTGCATTTATTGCAAAAATCTGGAATTCCTGAAGGTAGGCATATTGGGGGATTTCCTGTAAGCGGTATATTTATGGTGTGCAATAATCCGGAAGTAATCGCAAAGCACCATGCAAAAGTGTATGGAAAAGCAAAGGTTGGCGCTCCTCCAATGTCCGTTCCCCACCTTGATACGCGCTTTATAGATAATAAAAAATCACTGCTATTTGGACCTTTTGCAGGATTCTCGCCAAAGTTTTTAAAGACGGGTTCTATGTTTGATTTAATTACTTCCGTTAAACCGGATAATCTTATTACGATGCTTTCAGCTGGCATTAAAAATATGTCGTTAACAAAATATTTGATTCAGCAGGTTTTACTATCAAAAGAACAGCGGATGGAAGAGCTGCGTGAGTTTATCCCGAATGCAAAGAGCGAGGACTGGGATTTAGTCATAGCGGGCCAGCGTGTACAAGTGATTAAGGATACGAAAGAAGGCGGAAAAGGAACTCTGCAATTTGGTACCGAAGTTATTACTGCCGCCGATGGCTCTGTTGCTGCATTACTTGGCGCTTCTCCTGGTGCATCTACAGCTGTTCATGTCATGCTTGAAGTCATTGCAAAATGCTTTCCTGAACACATGAAGGACTGGGAACCTAAAATTAAAGAAATGATTCCTTCTTATGGGCTGTCACTCCTGAAAAACCCCGAGCTACTGGAAGAAATTCATGAATCCACAGCACAGGCGCTTCGTTTAAGAGGAAAAAGCCGATCTTTTGTTAGATCAATGGATATCGATACAAGGGTGTTAAGTGAAAAAAAATAG
- a CDS encoding undecaprenyl-diphosphate phosphatase translates to MNILQTIILSIVQGITELFPISSVAHGVLTPYVFHWNLDEEFLKVHFLPFVVMLHLGTALALLLFFWREWADIVKSLFSGSKKVLVLVIVATLPAAIIGLVLEKPLTNLFSNVTTAAIFLIVNGFFLYFGEKLRSRGTKEIEDLTIKEAAIIGLFQSLALIPGFSRSGSSMTAGFWAGLKHEASAKFSMILATPIIAGASILEVPKILKSHTPGLLETSLIGGVVAGIFAFLSVWILMRWFKKKEINAMRPFVYYCWIVGALVLITKLL, encoded by the coding sequence GTGAACATTTTGCAAACTATCATATTATCTATCGTACAAGGAATAACGGAGCTATTTCCGATAAGCAGTGTGGCACATGGTGTTCTTACACCGTATGTTTTTCATTGGAATTTGGATGAGGAATTTTTAAAAGTTCATTTTCTCCCGTTTGTAGTGATGCTTCATTTAGGAACTGCGCTTGCCTTATTATTATTTTTCTGGAGAGAATGGGCGGATATAGTCAAATCGCTCTTTAGTGGAAGCAAAAAAGTATTGGTTTTGGTGATTGTCGCCACATTGCCTGCAGCGATTATTGGTCTTGTGTTAGAAAAACCATTAACGAATTTATTTAGCAATGTAACAACTGCCGCAATCTTTTTGATTGTAAATGGATTTTTCCTTTATTTTGGGGAAAAGCTTCGTTCAAGGGGAACAAAAGAAATCGAGGATTTAACGATAAAAGAAGCAGCGATTATTGGCTTGTTCCAATCATTAGCTCTCATTCCAGGCTTTTCACGTTCCGGTTCCAGTATGACTGCAGGGTTCTGGGCTGGGCTGAAGCATGAAGCTTCAGCTAAATTCTCGATGATATTGGCAACACCCATCATTGCGGGCGCCAGCATTCTGGAAGTCCCAAAAATCTTAAAATCCCATACTCCAGGATTATTAGAAACTTCACTAATCGGTGGAGTAGTCGCAGGTATTTTTGCATTCTTAAGTGTCTGGATTTTAATGAGATGGTTTAAAAAGAAAGAAATCAACGCAATGCGTCCGTTTGTTTATTATTGTTGGATTGTAGGAGCTCTCGTGTTAATTACAAAACTCCTGTAA
- a CDS encoding metal-dependent hydrolase, with amino-acid sequence MQGKTHVLGGAAAGLLYLSVNSANDPLLFVSSCAVGALIPDIDHTGSTLGRKIPLLDNVISGLFGHRTFTHSLLFLFLAFLLFKFTHWNIDFEFGILIGMFSHMVLDALTKEGIQFLWPLKIRIRIPLGIRTGGPLEKVFMLALVLYIAYCGYQKIV; translated from the coding sequence ATGCAAGGGAAAACGCATGTGTTAGGCGGGGCAGCGGCAGGTCTCTTATATTTATCCGTTAATTCCGCGAATGATCCATTGTTATTTGTTAGCAGCTGTGCCGTAGGGGCTTTAATCCCTGATATTGATCATACAGGATCCACGTTAGGCCGAAAGATTCCGTTGTTGGACAATGTCATTAGTGGTCTTTTTGGTCACCGAACCTTTACACATAGCCTATTATTTTTATTTTTAGCCTTTCTGTTGTTTAAGTTTACACATTGGAATATAGACTTTGAATTTGGGATTCTCATAGGGATGTTCAGCCATATGGTGCTCGATGCCCTAACCAAAGAAGGCATTCAGTTTTTGTGGCCCCTTAAAATTCGGATAAGAATCCCTCTGGGAATTCGGACAGGCGGCCCGTTGGAAAAAGTATTTATGCTGGCATTGGTCTTATACATAGCTTACTGTGGTTACCAAAAAATTGTTTAG